The Neobacillus sp. OS1-2 genome includes a window with the following:
- the rsbW gene encoding anti-sigma B factor RsbW has product MSKVMDYIEMKIPAKPDYVGVIRLTLSGIASRMGYTYEEIEDMKIAVSEACTNAVQHAYHKDEGGEVIIGFGIYQDKVEIVVADSGKSFNFYQTKEELGPYTETSTVDQLSEGGLGLYLIETLMDEVRVLNHSGVTVFMVKYRSGECENHDSTISTWETNEGGN; this is encoded by the coding sequence ATGAGCAAAGTGATGGATTATATTGAAATGAAGATTCCGGCAAAGCCCGATTATGTTGGGGTCATCCGTTTGACGTTATCGGGAATTGCCAGCCGCATGGGATATACATATGAGGAAATTGAGGATATGAAAATTGCCGTCAGTGAGGCGTGCACGAATGCTGTCCAGCATGCTTACCATAAGGACGAGGGTGGCGAGGTGATCATCGGCTTCGGAATTTATCAGGATAAGGTAGAAATCGTTGTGGCTGATAGCGGCAAAAGCTTTAATTTTTACCAAACAAAAGAAGAATTAGGCCCTTATACGGAAACTAGTACGGTGGACCAGCTTTCTGAGGGAGGGTTAGGCTTATATTTGATAGAAACGCTGATGGACGAAGTCCGGGTGTTGAATCATTCCGGAGTGACAGTCTTCATGGTGAAGTACCGAAGTGGGGAGTGTGAAAACCATGACTCAACCATCTCAACCTGGGAGACGAACGAAGGAGGAAATTGA
- the acpP gene encoding acyl carrier protein, which produces MTTFEKLRPIIADQLGVKMENIKSEASFKDDFEADSLDMVNLTMEIEDEFSIEISDKVAAKLQTVGDVVHYIETH; this is translated from the coding sequence ATGACCACATTTGAAAAGTTAAGGCCGATTATTGCAGACCAACTGGGTGTCAAAATGGAGAATATTAAATCGGAAGCATCTTTCAAAGATGATTTTGAAGCGGATTCGCTAGATATGGTGAACCTGACAATGGAAATTGAAGATGAATTCTCCATCGAAATTAGTGACAAAGTCGCTGCGAAGCTTCAAACGGTCGGAGATGTTGTCCATTATATTGAAACCCATTAA
- the sigB gene encoding RNA polymerase sigma factor SigB produces MTQPSQPGRRTKEEIDALILAFQQDEDSEAQTVLVEHYQALVASLARKYSKGKNFHEDIMQVAMIGLLSAIRRYDPSIGRAFESYLIPTVIGEIKRFLRDKTWGVHVPRRIKETWPKIKTVVDELTNHYQRSPMIHEIAEHMEISEEELLEAMEMGKSYQTASVDQTIEMGSEGSTVTTLDIVGTHDEGYEQVDQRLLLESALQVLSDRERNVIHHTFVENKSQRETGEYLGISQMHVSRLQKKALEKLRKALKDKTPDVLLR; encoded by the coding sequence ATGACTCAACCATCTCAACCTGGGAGACGAACGAAGGAGGAAATTGATGCTTTGATTTTGGCATTCCAGCAGGACGAGGACTCGGAGGCGCAAACGGTACTGGTGGAACATTACCAGGCCCTGGTCGCTAGCCTTGCACGGAAATATTCGAAGGGGAAGAATTTCCACGAAGATATAATGCAGGTCGCGATGATTGGGTTGTTGTCGGCGATTAGACGATATGATCCCAGCATCGGAAGAGCGTTTGAATCTTATTTAATCCCAACCGTGATTGGGGAAATTAAGCGATTTTTACGGGATAAAACCTGGGGTGTCCATGTGCCAAGAAGGATCAAAGAAACGTGGCCGAAAATTAAAACGGTCGTGGACGAACTGACTAATCACTATCAACGATCCCCCATGATCCACGAGATCGCTGAGCATATGGAGATTTCTGAAGAGGAACTATTAGAGGCAATGGAAATGGGGAAAAGCTATCAGACTGCTTCTGTCGACCAAACGATTGAAATGGGATCTGAGGGGAGTACGGTGACAACCTTAGATATAGTAGGAACGCATGATGAAGGCTATGAACAGGTGGATCAAAGGCTATTGCTTGAGAGTGCGCTTCAGGTATTATCGGACAGAGAGAGGAACGTGATCCATCACACGTTTGTCGAGAATAAGAGTCAAAGGGAAACAGGCGAGTATCTGGGGATTTCACAGATGCATGTGTCACGACTGCAGAAAAAGGCGCTCGAAAAACTGCGGAAAGCACTCAAGGACAAAACCCCAGATGTGTTATTGCGGTAA
- a CDS encoding ABC transporter ATP-binding protein → MNQVILEITNLSKSYDDFDVLKSISFHVEKGKCFGVLGPNGAGKTTLFSIISGILDKNEGEISINGESISHDAQLKHGKIGILFNEIGIYEKLTAREFLTFLGVMYDLPEEKVEERIRYIADILQLDLSNKTLIEKYSTGMKKKIAFAAAIIHSPDLLLLDEPFESVDAIVTHNIKELIRSYIEEGGTILIASHILQIIEEICDDFIIIDKGKVLLKSNVNELNGNNLEQYFVDIISNQEVADAKAN, encoded by the coding sequence ATGAACCAGGTCATTTTAGAGATTACAAATCTATCAAAAAGTTACGACGATTTTGATGTTCTCAAATCCATATCCTTCCATGTTGAAAAAGGAAAATGCTTCGGTGTTTTAGGTCCAAACGGTGCCGGTAAAACCACTTTATTTTCAATCATTTCCGGGATATTGGATAAGAATGAAGGAGAAATATCTATTAACGGGGAAAGTATTTCCCATGATGCACAATTAAAACATGGAAAAATTGGGATCCTTTTTAATGAAATTGGGATCTACGAGAAGTTAACGGCCCGCGAATTTTTAACGTTTCTCGGTGTCATGTACGACCTGCCCGAAGAAAAGGTAGAAGAACGGATTCGGTATATCGCTGATATCTTGCAATTAGATTTAAGCAATAAGACCTTAATCGAAAAATATTCAACAGGAATGAAAAAGAAGATTGCCTTTGCAGCCGCCATTATCCATTCTCCTGATTTATTACTTTTAGATGAACCATTTGAATCAGTAGATGCCATCGTCACACATAATATTAAAGAACTGATTCGTTCCTATATTGAAGAAGGCGGTACGATTCTGATTGCCAGCCATATTCTCCAAATTATTGAGGAAATCTGTGATGACTTTATCATTATTGATAAGGGGAAAGTACTTCTGAAGTCGAATGTCAATGAACTGAATGGCAATAATTTGGAACAATACTTTGTGGACATCATCAGTAATCAGGAGGTTGCTGATGCGAAAGCTAATTGA
- a CDS encoding PadR family transcriptional regulator, translating into MSSSQLLKGILEGCLLSVIAKGETYGYEMMEKLYAYGLTMVSEGSIYPLLLRMKKEGLVTTTQKELPSGGPKRKYYSLTIKGREELEEFKGRWSAISTSVNKLLVEEGELL; encoded by the coding sequence TTGTCTTCAAGTCAATTACTAAAGGGAATTTTAGAGGGCTGTCTCCTATCTGTTATTGCAAAAGGGGAAACGTATGGATATGAGATGATGGAAAAATTATATGCTTATGGGCTTACGATGGTAAGTGAAGGAAGTATTTATCCATTATTGCTTCGTATGAAAAAGGAAGGACTTGTTACGACGACTCAAAAAGAACTTCCTTCGGGAGGCCCAAAGCGAAAATACTATTCTTTAACAATAAAAGGAAGAGAAGAACTAGAAGAGTTTAAGGGGCGGTGGAGTGCGATCTCAACTAGTGTAAATAAATTATTGGTAGAGGAAGGGGAGCTTTTATGA
- a CDS encoding magnesium transporter CorA family protein, whose translation MEQLIGENKWKYLQLHQNEMDRIKQAIEQDDCTNGWLEQVQENKTNCLRVGCLENGEKVIKGSLIYKQHFARERDNKIFHFYLTTDKLVTINLEMDSREPLWQLERAKNAVDGFLLLLGELMNEMLVEIDQFEKALKTLIWSVRKRNETGILELVYKRRHELLVCKNLLIPINEVQMAIEEINLHGDGSEEIFFATGKRMERAMVLLNEYEHELDSIINLEEVISSHRGNEIMKTLTVMTTIFTPVMAFGALWGMNFKHMPELEWRYGYGFSIILIIISTLLLYGYLKIKGWTGDLLKGKKKGSFFK comes from the coding sequence TTGGAACAATTAATCGGTGAAAACAAATGGAAATACTTGCAGTTGCACCAGAATGAAATGGATCGCATCAAACAAGCGATTGAGCAGGATGATTGTACGAACGGCTGGCTGGAGCAGGTTCAGGAGAATAAAACGAATTGTTTGCGGGTGGGCTGCTTAGAGAATGGGGAAAAGGTGATAAAGGGGTCGCTGATTTATAAACAACATTTTGCCAGGGAGCGGGATAATAAAATATTTCATTTTTATCTGACGACCGATAAGCTGGTGACGATTAATCTTGAGATGGATTCGCGAGAGCCTTTATGGCAGTTGGAGAGGGCGAAAAATGCCGTAGATGGCTTTTTACTGCTTCTTGGCGAGCTGATGAATGAGATGTTAGTAGAGATTGATCAGTTTGAGAAGGCGCTGAAAACGCTGATTTGGAGTGTGCGCAAGCGCAATGAAACGGGGATTCTTGAGCTTGTTTATAAGCGCAGGCATGAATTATTGGTGTGCAAGAATCTCCTGATTCCGATCAACGAAGTCCAAATGGCGATTGAGGAAATCAATCTTCATGGCGACGGCAGCGAAGAGATTTTTTTCGCTACGGGCAAGCGGATGGAGCGGGCGATGGTGCTACTGAACGAATATGAACATGAACTCGATTCGATTATCAATTTAGAGGAGGTCATTTCTTCCCATCGCGGAAATGAAATTATGAAAACCTTGACGGTGATGACGACGATCTTTACCCCGGTTATGGCCTTTGGAGCATTATGGGGGATGAATTTCAAGCATATGCCTGAGCTCGAATGGCGCTATGGCTATGGGTTCTCGATTATTCTCATCATCATCTCCACACTCCTCCTCTATGGCTATTTAAAAATCAAAGGCTGGACAGGCGACCTGCTAAAAGGGAAAAAGAAAGGGTCGTTCTTTAAGTAG
- a CDS encoding anti-sigma factor antagonist has translation MNLKIDKRQEEQEIVVFVSGEIDAFTAPKLREELLPLAEGTNPFITVNLKDVSYLDSTGLGVFVGLFKQLKNNGGELRLVELSERLKRLFQITGLSHIMNISEGGGR, from the coding sequence ATGAATTTGAAGATAGATAAACGGCAGGAGGAACAAGAAATTGTGGTGTTTGTCAGCGGGGAGATTGATGCGTTTACGGCACCGAAGCTGAGGGAGGAATTATTGCCGCTTGCGGAGGGGACGAATCCATTCATAACGGTCAATCTTAAAGATGTATCCTATTTAGATAGCACGGGGCTGGGTGTCTTTGTTGGACTGTTTAAGCAGTTGAAGAATAATGGCGGTGAATTAAGATTGGTGGAGTTATCGGAGCGGCTGAAGCGTTTGTTCCAAATTACGGGGTTGAGTCACATAATGAATATTTCTGAGGGTGGGGGAAGATGA
- a CDS encoding site-2 protease family protein, translating to MELTKKRIYTIYLAVIATMISLLVKSKPFLIWLKWGEIGTTFTTMFISFWSYTLLYPWKFSSILILLIFIHEIGHVLAAKYRGLHVTAPTFIPFLGAFVITKNTKPSLEKRAFISIGGPIIGGISGIIFFLFGQQLATDWLSSAALLFILVNLVNSFPLYPMDGY from the coding sequence GTGGAATTAACAAAAAAAAGGATCTATACCATCTATTTAGCTGTCATTGCCACAATGATAAGTTTATTGGTTAAATCAAAGCCGTTCTTGATTTGGCTTAAGTGGGGGGAAATTGGGACTACTTTTACAACGATGTTTATTTCCTTTTGGTCTTATACCCTCCTTTATCCCTGGAAGTTTTCTTCCATACTTATTTTACTCATCTTTATTCATGAAATAGGGCATGTTCTGGCAGCCAAATACAGAGGTCTGCACGTTACCGCACCTACTTTTATTCCCTTTTTAGGAGCTTTTGTAATAACTAAAAATACGAAACCTTCACTGGAGAAAAGGGCATTTATCAGTATCGGAGGACCCATTATTGGAGGCATAAGCGGTATTATTTTCTTTTTATTTGGACAACAATTAGCAACAGATTGGCTGAGCTCAGCAGCTCTCTTGTTCATATTAGTGAATTTAGTTAATTCATTCCCACTTTATCCAATGGATGGTTATTGA
- a CDS encoding HAAS domain-containing protein: MKLSKESREFLENLRLYLFSKGKQEKEIEEIIGELEDHLHEAEKNGKSVEDIIGMTQKKYMGQVANEMSIDGKGLLKYILIIIIGAFSYILLGDAIRGELEYSLLALIGYPVIFLFILLLISILFKYVASHKISKMKEWFLFGMAGSIPVALFIGLLFLERYVETPTIQFGAIGNTVAIVFSIGVFIGISLWSKTWISIILPIILFLPEIFISKTNLPESTKLILTSTIILICMGSYFLTLMQKEKGKNKH; encoded by the coding sequence ATGAAACTATCAAAAGAAAGCCGCGAGTTTTTGGAGAATTTAAGGCTTTATTTATTCTCAAAAGGTAAACAGGAAAAAGAGATAGAAGAAATAATAGGTGAATTAGAAGATCATTTACACGAGGCTGAAAAGAATGGGAAAAGTGTAGAAGATATCATTGGCATGACACAAAAAAAGTACATGGGGCAAGTAGCAAATGAGATGTCTATTGATGGTAAGGGCTTGTTGAAATATATACTGATCATAATCATAGGTGCATTTTCCTATATTTTATTGGGAGATGCCATACGGGGAGAATTAGAATACTCATTACTTGCGTTGATTGGGTATCCAGTTATCTTCCTATTTATATTGTTACTAATATCGATACTATTTAAATATGTAGCAAGCCACAAAATATCCAAAATGAAAGAATGGTTCCTATTTGGGATGGCTGGTTCCATTCCTGTGGCCTTATTTATTGGTTTACTCTTTTTAGAACGGTATGTTGAAACACCAACTATTCAGTTTGGTGCTATAGGGAATACTGTTGCGATTGTTTTTTCAATTGGTGTATTCATTGGAATATCTCTCTGGAGCAAAACGTGGATTTCTATTATTCTCCCGATCATCTTATTTTTACCAGAAATTTTTATCAGTAAAACGAACCTTCCGGAGAGCACAAAGTTAATTTTGACTAGCACTATTATTCTGATTTGTATGGGGAGCTATTTTCTTACTCTAATGCAAAAAGAGAAGGGTAAAAATAAACATTAA
- a CDS encoding Yip1 family protein: protein METVVKEKVVNVEKPSIFGMIAAPTLQFERMKEKAPIALPLIIMLILTGITGAIVAYVGLNNPIFNDLPTPIEIPAAFTVGMGTVGAVIGGVARFFIVAAFYKLCMVFMGNDTPYMKLFAVVLYSSLIMSVGVLINGLISLAVGGYEVYYTSIAPLMGDNQMLKLIASNFDIFHIWYYVVLGMGLRVVAGLSKGKVITLVVIIFLLGVALSSLGGLVPTLGA from the coding sequence ATGGAAACAGTAGTGAAGGAAAAGGTTGTAAACGTAGAAAAACCGTCTATTTTTGGTATGATTGCGGCGCCAACCCTTCAGTTTGAACGAATGAAAGAAAAAGCACCAATTGCCTTACCACTGATCATCATGCTTATCCTTACGGGGATCACGGGGGCTATCGTTGCGTACGTAGGGTTAAATAATCCGATTTTCAACGACTTACCAACACCCATCGAAATCCCTGCGGCCTTTACAGTAGGAATGGGGACTGTTGGGGCAGTAATCGGCGGGGTTGCCAGGTTCTTTATCGTCGCCGCCTTCTATAAACTGTGCATGGTCTTCATGGGCAACGATACTCCCTATATGAAACTATTTGCCGTCGTCCTTTATTCCTCCCTGATAATGTCAGTCGGCGTCCTCATTAATGGTTTGATTTCATTGGCAGTTGGCGGATACGAAGTCTACTACACCAGCATAGCGCCACTAATGGGAGACAATCAAATGCTCAAGTTGATTGCTTCTAATTTTGATATCTTTCATATTTGGTATTATGTGGTGTTAGGGATGGGCTTAAGGGTAGTTGCGGGGTTATCTAAAGGTAAAGTCATTACCCTCGTCGTCATTATCTTCCTGCTGGGAGTTGCCTTAAGTTCATTAGGGGGACTTGTCCCAACTCTTGGTGCATAA
- a CDS encoding ABC transporter ATP-binding protein: MISLQHISKIYKQGMLEVPVLHDINMEIEAGEFVSIMGPSGSGKSTLMNIIGCLDRKATGEYLLNDRNVLQTDDTRLSLIRNQYIGFVFQHFHLLPRLTALENVELPLVYGGIRRKEQRERAVDALVKVGLADRMDHLPNQLSGGQKQRVAIARAIANRPSFILADEPTGALDTKSGEQVMDIFTQLNNEGATIIVVTHEEEVAAYTSRHILLRDGRIIMDRRGAFS, translated from the coding sequence ATGATCAGCTTACAGCACATCAGTAAGATATACAAACAAGGAATGCTTGAGGTACCAGTGCTTCACGATATCAATATGGAGATAGAAGCCGGTGAATTTGTTTCGATAATGGGCCCATCGGGATCGGGAAAATCAACATTGATGAATATTATCGGCTGCCTGGATCGAAAAGCAACGGGAGAATATCTGTTAAATGACAGGAATGTACTTCAAACAGATGATACGAGATTATCACTGATTCGCAATCAATACATAGGGTTTGTATTCCAGCACTTTCATCTTCTTCCCAGATTAACAGCGCTGGAGAATGTAGAATTGCCGCTTGTATATGGGGGAATTCGCAGAAAGGAGCAAAGGGAACGAGCCGTTGATGCACTTGTCAAGGTAGGTTTGGCCGATCGGATGGACCATTTGCCGAATCAACTTTCCGGTGGTCAGAAACAGCGGGTGGCGATCGCACGTGCGATCGCTAATCGTCCGTCCTTCATTCTAGCAGATGAACCGACAGGGGCGCTTGATACGAAATCGGGGGAACAAGTGATGGACATATTTACTCAGCTGAATAATGAAGGGGCAACGATTATCGTGGTTACACATGAGGAGGAAGTCGCTGCCTATACATCACGGCATATTCTACTAAGGGATGGCCGTATTATCATGGATAGGAGGGGAGCGTTCTCATGA
- a CDS encoding PH domain-containing protein codes for MAQFESEIKKQLGSDEKLLGAYSGRTAPASLFWKVFNEASWLTSSNTPAVLGVTNKRLLVYKLHLNSSIDLLESIQLKDVASCEESNGLLNGGILIQLRNDKKLKFVFKKEQVAQIIPIISQSLKAV; via the coding sequence ATGGCACAATTTGAAAGTGAAATAAAAAAGCAACTGGGTAGTGACGAAAAGCTATTAGGCGCTTATTCAGGCCGAACCGCTCCGGCAAGTTTATTTTGGAAAGTTTTTAATGAAGCATCCTGGCTAACCTCATCCAATACACCTGCGGTACTGGGGGTCACGAATAAGCGATTACTGGTTTATAAACTTCATCTCAATTCATCTATTGATCTTCTTGAATCGATTCAATTAAAAGATGTGGCCTCCTGCGAGGAAAGTAATGGTTTATTAAATGGCGGAATCCTGATTCAGCTTCGCAATGATAAAAAGCTTAAGTTTGTGTTTAAGAAGGAGCAAGTGGCACAAATTATTCCGATTATTTCCCAATCCTTAAAGGCCGTTTAG
- a CDS encoding stage II sporulation protein M, producing MSKHSIKYSNLLYFFTRGNKKYLLITIIIFLVVFYISYFGFSEILKDDIKDMEGTDYKEFKVDSFLDFFINNSKVFLCTALGLGFITFFSLLYQAYSLGMLYSLWIHQGLSIKTFALLTIPHGIFEIPALFIAGAIGFRSFTLLIHYLRKKDLDYRKNFEQISYNLILMIFLTFLAALVEYFVTQKIV from the coding sequence ATGAGTAAACATTCCATCAAGTATAGTAACCTCTTATATTTTTTTACTAGAGGAAATAAAAAATACCTTCTTATAACCATTATCATTTTTCTGGTCGTGTTCTATATTAGTTATTTTGGCTTCTCTGAAATATTGAAAGATGATATCAAGGATATGGAGGGAACAGATTATAAAGAATTCAAGGTTGACAGTTTCCTTGATTTTTTTATTAACAACTCCAAAGTATTTCTTTGCACTGCATTGGGATTGGGTTTCATTACCTTTTTTTCTTTACTATACCAAGCATATAGCTTAGGCATGCTTTATTCCCTTTGGATTCATCAGGGCTTAAGTATCAAGACTTTTGCTTTGTTAACCATCCCACATGGGATCTTTGAAATTCCAGCCTTATTCATTGCGGGGGCAATTGGATTCAGAAGTTTCACCTTACTTATTCACTATTTAAGAAAGAAGGATTTAGATTATCGAAAGAATTTTGAACAAATTAGCTATAATTTAATTCTTATGATCTTCTTAACCTTTCTAGCAGCACTTGTAGAATATTTTGTTACTCAAAAAATCGTATAA
- a CDS encoding efflux RND transporter periplasmic adaptor subunit: MQVEKIPTSKRKKWIVIGLIASIVTIAAINITVMQNKKNSSKEDWEFVSVTEKEISNTKLVSGQVVPGKVEALYADPSKGKVKELFVKEGQEVKQGDKLFSYDNSDMTIQEKQLELDKKSTNLRVKQGNEKMASLKKDIQKAKVEGAAADVLAPLEAQLQDLQYEQQSINLEMEKNKLAAEQLKTKQEELIVYSSASGIVQKVDTEIGENLTGATGGQGDPIMQIASKDPFRIEGTLTELQKAQILPDQPILITSKAVSNKTWKGKITEVSEYPVSSELGQGLSGAAGNQTQNISYYNFKAALETQEDLSPGYHVSIQVELTRKRMLAIPRSSIIEKEDSKFVYVVNRNKVHKKTLTIGIGDGEWTEVLEGLKAGEKVVNNPSDRLYDGMEVKGK, translated from the coding sequence TTGCAGGTAGAAAAAATACCTACGTCCAAGAGGAAGAAGTGGATTGTGATTGGGCTGATTGCTTCAATTGTGACCATCGCAGCAATTAATATTACAGTCATGCAAAATAAGAAAAATAGCAGTAAGGAAGATTGGGAGTTTGTTAGTGTAACAGAGAAAGAAATAAGTAATACAAAATTAGTTTCAGGACAAGTTGTACCAGGAAAGGTGGAGGCATTGTACGCGGATCCGTCAAAAGGGAAGGTCAAGGAGCTTTTTGTAAAAGAAGGACAGGAAGTGAAACAAGGGGATAAACTCTTTTCCTACGATAACTCCGACATGACGATTCAGGAAAAACAATTGGAACTAGATAAAAAGTCGACAAATCTTCGCGTTAAACAGGGAAATGAAAAGATGGCTTCTTTAAAGAAAGACATCCAAAAGGCAAAGGTTGAGGGAGCGGCTGCAGATGTTTTAGCACCTTTAGAGGCACAGCTCCAAGATTTACAATACGAGCAGCAATCCATAAATCTTGAAATGGAGAAAAATAAGCTCGCAGCAGAACAATTGAAAACGAAGCAGGAGGAGTTAATTGTCTATAGCAGTGCCTCCGGAATTGTGCAGAAGGTGGACACGGAGATAGGGGAAAATCTAACGGGGGCCACTGGTGGTCAAGGGGATCCAATCATGCAAATTGCTTCCAAGGATCCATTCCGAATCGAGGGGACATTAACGGAACTGCAAAAGGCACAAATTCTGCCCGATCAACCCATCCTAATCACCTCAAAAGCCGTTTCGAACAAAACATGGAAGGGGAAGATTACCGAGGTAAGTGAGTATCCTGTATCTAGTGAATTGGGACAGGGGCTATCGGGTGCAGCAGGGAACCAAACGCAGAACATTTCCTATTACAACTTTAAAGCGGCATTGGAAACGCAAGAGGACTTATCACCTGGTTACCACGTTTCCATTCAGGTGGAACTCACCCGAAAAAGAATGCTGGCCATCCCACGTAGTTCTATCATCGAAAAAGAGGATTCTAAGTTTGTCTATGTGGTAAATCGCAATAAGGTACATAAGAAAACACTCACGATAGGGATCGGTGATGGGGAATGGACGGAAGTGCTTGAAGGCTTGAAGGCGGGTGAAAAGGTCGTTAATAATCCTTCCGACCGTCTTTATGACGGAATGGAAGTGAAAGGAAAATGA
- a CDS encoding ABC transporter permease, translating to MSLMESMKIALSSILAHKLRSALTMLGIIIGVGSIITVVAIGQGGEAALKSQFAGSGNNTIEITFTPDNVDFSTLSFSEEPTFTQENLLQLRDIPEISHVITTNDTMETLTENDKNIGTQIYGITNDYFAVNSLKVTKGRMLNEVDFSQSNNVMMINEKAAKDFFENRKAVGKILEIKGQPFQVIGVYKSSDGFLGLGMPEMLIPLSIWPALYGTDDIQSVTLQAKDISTLEMAGQKAVNLLNDTKSPDLEGKYEVFNLEEIQKGISQVTNIMTMIISGIAGISLLVGGIGVMNIMLVSVTERTREIGIRKALGATRGKILLQFLIEAMMLTLLGGIIGIGLGVGGAYLVSTFAKWPPLVSGKVVIGGVLFSMTLGIIFGLMPANKAAKLDPIDALRYE from the coding sequence ATGAGTTTAATGGAAAGTATGAAAATTGCCCTTTCCTCCATTCTCGCTCATAAGCTCCGTTCCGCACTTACCATGCTAGGCATAATCATTGGTGTTGGATCCATTATTACGGTAGTAGCGATCGGACAAGGCGGGGAAGCAGCGCTGAAATCCCAGTTTGCGGGTTCTGGAAATAATACTATCGAAATTACTTTTACACCGGATAATGTTGATTTTTCAACCCTGTCCTTCAGCGAAGAACCGACATTTACACAGGAGAATCTCCTCCAGCTTAGGGATATTCCTGAGATATCTCATGTGATTACGACAAACGATACCATGGAAACCCTAACAGAAAATGATAAGAACATTGGTACGCAAATCTATGGAATCACAAATGATTATTTTGCGGTGAATTCGCTAAAGGTGACAAAAGGGAGAATGCTTAATGAAGTGGATTTTTCCCAATCCAATAATGTCATGATGATCAACGAAAAGGCAGCAAAGGATTTTTTTGAAAACAGGAAGGCAGTCGGAAAAATTCTTGAAATAAAGGGGCAGCCTTTTCAAGTCATTGGGGTGTACAAATCTTCAGACGGATTTCTGGGATTGGGGATGCCTGAAATGCTCATCCCTCTATCGATCTGGCCGGCCTTATATGGAACAGACGATATCCAGTCAGTGACACTTCAAGCAAAGGATATCAGCACCCTTGAAATGGCCGGACAAAAGGCAGTGAATCTGCTTAATGATACAAAATCGCCCGATTTGGAAGGGAAGTATGAAGTATTTAATTTAGAGGAAATTCAAAAGGGGATTTCTCAGGTAACCAATATTATGACCATGATTATTAGCGGCATCGCCGGTATTTCCTTGCTTGTCGGCGGGATTGGGGTGATGAATATTATGCTCGTCTCGGTTACGGAAAGAACAAGAGAAATTGGGATCCGCAAAGCGCTCGGGGCGACAAGAGGAAAAATTCTATTGCAATTTTTAATAGAAGCGATGATGCTGACCCTCCTGGGTGGAATAATTGGGATAGGACTCGGGGTTGGTGGGGCGTATCTTGTCTCTACCTTTGCCAAATGGCCGCCACTCGTTTCCGGTAAAGTGGTAATTGGCGGTGTATTGTTTTCCATGACACTGGGCATTATTTTCGGTTTAATGCCGGCCAATAAAGCGGCAAAGCTCGATCCAATTGATGCATTAAGATATGAATAG